Proteins encoded together in one Streptomyces sp. NA04227 window:
- the orn gene encoding oligoribonuclease: protein MNDRMVWIDCEMTGLSLANDALIEVAALVTDSELNVLGEGVDIVIRPPDAALETMPEVVRAMHTASGLLDELAGGTTLADAQEQVLAYIREHVKEPGKAPLCGNSVGTDRGFLLRDMPELEGWLHYRIVDVSSVKELSRRWYPRAYFNSPEKNGNHRALADIRESIAELRYYREAIFVPQPGPDSETARTIAAKHVLPAEPQKPADAAK from the coding sequence ATGAACGATCGCATGGTGTGGATCGACTGCGAGATGACCGGTCTCTCGCTGGCGAACGACGCGCTCATCGAGGTGGCCGCACTGGTCACCGATTCGGAGCTGAACGTACTCGGCGAAGGTGTGGACATCGTGATCCGCCCGCCGGACGCGGCACTCGAGACCATGCCCGAGGTGGTGCGCGCCATGCACACCGCCTCGGGCCTGCTCGACGAACTGGCGGGCGGTACCACGCTCGCCGACGCACAGGAGCAGGTCCTCGCCTACATCCGCGAGCACGTGAAGGAGCCCGGCAAGGCCCCGCTGTGCGGAAACTCCGTGGGCACCGACCGCGGCTTCCTGCTGCGGGACATGCCCGAGCTGGAGGGCTGGCTGCACTACCGCATCGTCGACGTCTCCTCCGTCAAGGAGCTGTCGCGGCGCTGGTACCCGCGGGCCTACTTCAACAGCCCGGAGAAGAACGGGAACCACCGGGCGCTGGCCGACATCCGCGAGTCGATCGCGGAGCTGCGCTACTACCGCGAGGCGATCTTCGTCCCGCAGCCCGGCCCGGACTCGGAAACCGCGCGCACGATCGCGGCCAAGCACGTCCTTCCCGCGGAGCCGCAGAAGCCCGCGGACGCGGCGAAGTAG